A genomic stretch from Channa argus isolate prfri chromosome 24, Channa argus male v1.0, whole genome shotgun sequence includes:
- the LOC137109287 gene encoding proteoglycan 4-like encodes MHVFAIREESRVPRERKASQGPGTHSQGPGTHSQGPTARDQGPTAREQGPTTRDQGPTTRDPQPGTRDPQPGTRDPQPGTHSQGPGTHSQGPGTHNQGPTTRDQGPTTRDQGPTARDQGPTARDQGPTARDPEPGTRDPEPGTRDPQPGTRDPQPGTRDPQPGTHDQGPTTRDQGPGTHSQGPTARDPEPGTHSQGPRTRDQGPTTF; translated from the coding sequence atgcatgtctttgcaaTAAGGGAAGAAAGCAGAGTACCCAGAGAAAGAAAGGCTAGCCAGGGACCAGGGACCCACAGCCAGGGACCAGGGACCCACAGCCAGGGACCCACAGCCAGGGACCAGGGACCCACAGCCAGGGAGCAGGGACCCACAACCAGGGACCAGGGACCCACAACCAGGGACCCACAACCAGGGACCAGGGACCCACAGCCAGGGACCAGGGACCCACAGCCAGGGACCCACAGCCAGGGACCAGGGACCCACAGCCAGGGACCAGGGACCCACAACCAGGGACCCACAACCAGGGACCAGGGACCCACAACCAGGGACCAGGGACCCACAGCCAGGGACCAGGGACCCACAGCCAGGGACCAGGGACCCACAGCCAGGGACCCAGAACCAGGGACCAGGGACCCAGAGCCAGGGACCAGGGACCCACAGCCAGGGACCAGGGACCCACAACCAGGGACCAGGGACCCACAACCAGGGACCCACGACCAGGGACCCACAACCAGGGACCAGGGACCAGGGACCCACAGCCAGGGACCCACAGCCAGGGACCCAGAACCAGGGACCCACAGCCAGGGACCCAGAACCAGGGACCAGggacccacaaccttctag